Proteins encoded by one window of Brienomyrus brachyistius isolate T26 chromosome 1, BBRACH_0.4, whole genome shotgun sequence:
- the LOC125704458 gene encoding protein reprimo A-like encodes MNSSAFNQTDAAGLFSNRSEGILKCCNFSSVVTDSSFVTTAPDERSLFIMRIVQIAVMCVLSLTVVFGIFFLGCNLLIKSEGMINFLVTDRRQSKEVEAVVVGAY; translated from the coding sequence ATGAATTCTTCTGCATTCAACCAAACGGACGCTGCTGGACTGTTTTCCAACAGGAGTGAGGGAATCCTCAAATGCTGCAACTTCTCATCTGTAGTGACAGATAGCAGCTTTGTGACCACAGCCCCGGACGAGAGGAGCCTCTTCATAATGCGAATTGTTCAGATAGCAGTCATGTGCGTCCTGTCGCTCACCGTGGTCTTCGGCATCTTCTTTTTAGGCTGCAACCTTCTGATAAAGTCGGAGGGCATGATCAACTTTTTGGTGACGGACAGAAGGCAATCGAAAGAGGTGGAGGCGGTCGTCGTCGGTGCGTATTAA